ATGCATGGATTTCATATGACAGCGCGGCGCACCTACCGAAGATTTGGCATACATTTCATCTGAGGACATTCCATGAACATCTTCACATGATCCCTCAACGAGCCTCGTATCCGGTTCTTTGGTCATGGCTTTTGCCCCAGCAAAGCGTCCCGGGCGGCGTTCAGATCCGCCATTGCATTGTGACTGCCACCGGCATCGGGGTGAGCTTTCTTCGCCTTCTCGCGGTAGGCTGCTTCAATCTCGGCGACTGTAGCACCGCGTTTCACGCCGAGCACCGTGCAGGGGTCCGCCTTCGACGTCTGTGGCGGCGGAAGAGCAGCGTACCCACGGAAGGCAGCACGGACCAGATTCAGGCCACCGTGCCGGAGTTTCGTCCGTTCGGCTTCGATGACGTGGTGGATCGCCTGAAGGTTCTCTTCGATTCGCTGGTACCGGTCCACGGCGATGCACGTCGAGATGCCGTCCCAGGTGAAGTACACCGCGACACCGGCGTCTTTGGGGTTGCGGTCCATCAGCGTCACGTTGCTCGACACGAGCACGCTCTCGACCTTCTTTCCGCTGTCGGCGGAGAACCGGCGGAGTGAGCTCTGCACGTTGTCGATTGCCGTAGTCAGGCTGGTCTTGAACTGGCTTTTAGCTGGAGAGGTGGTGCGGGGCCAGGAGTTGGGCCACGACAAAGGAAATGCTTGAGCGGTCATATCGGGTACTTGCTCCTGTCGAAATCGATGAACTTGATCTGGGCGATGGGCTTGTCCAGGCTGCCGAAGAGCCGCAGGATGTTGGCCTGGGTGGTGCTCCCGAATGAGCGTGCGTCTCGCTT
The Gemmata palustris DNA segment above includes these coding regions:
- a CDS encoding J domain-containing protein, yielding MQSSLRRFSADSGKKVESVLVSSNVTLMDRNPKDAGVAVYFTWDGISTCIAVDRYQRIEENLQAIHHVIEAERTKLRHGGLNLVRAAFRGYAALPPPQTSKADPCTVLGVKRGATVAEIEAAYREKAKKAHPDAGGSHNAMADLNAARDALLGQKP